A DNA window from Candidatus Methylomirabilota bacterium contains the following coding sequences:
- a CDS encoding ABC transporter ATP-binding protein: protein MASSGATAAAGVGAPAPAPVEIVVDGVSKRFGDVSALAEVRLRIGAGEFVTLIGPSGCGKTTLLKIIGGLVRADGGRVLIGNRPVERPGRESSMVFQDFALLPWATVQRNVEFGLLLHGVPRAERELIALRYVDKVGLAGFGQAYPAQLSGGMQQRVGLARALAVNPQTLLMDEPFASIDEQTRRLFQDDLLALWSEERKTVVFVTHSMEEAIYLSDRVVVLSARPGRVHQVLDVPLARPRETSDVRSSVEFTRLVDDLWKILRKLQ, encoded by the coding sequence GTGGCTTCGTCAGGAGCGACTGCGGCCGCCGGCGTCGGTGCCCCGGCCCCCGCGCCCGTCGAGATCGTCGTCGACGGCGTCTCGAAGCGGTTCGGCGACGTGTCGGCCCTCGCCGAGGTCCGCCTCCGGATCGGCGCCGGCGAGTTCGTCACCCTGATCGGACCGAGCGGATGCGGCAAGACGACGCTTCTGAAGATCATCGGAGGGCTCGTGCGCGCCGACGGGGGCCGGGTCCTCATCGGGAACCGGCCCGTCGAGCGCCCGGGCCGGGAGAGCAGCATGGTCTTCCAGGACTTCGCCCTGCTGCCGTGGGCGACGGTCCAGCGGAACGTCGAGTTCGGGCTGCTGCTGCACGGGGTGCCCCGGGCGGAGCGCGAACTGATCGCCCTCCGGTACGTCGACAAGGTCGGCCTGGCCGGTTTCGGCCAGGCCTATCCGGCCCAGCTCTCCGGCGGCATGCAGCAGCGGGTGGGGCTGGCGCGCGCGCTGGCCGTCAATCCCCAGACGCTCCTGATGGACGAGCCGTTCGCCTCCATCGACGAGCAGACCCGGCGCCTCTTCCAGGACGACCTGCTGGCGCTGTGGTCGGAGGAGCGGAAGACCGTGGTGTTCGTCACGCACAGCATGGAGGAGGCCATCTATCTTTCCGATCGGGTCGTCGTCCTGAGCGCGCGGCCCGGCCGCGTCCACCAGGTCCTCGACGTCCCACTAGCCCGGCCGCGCGAGACCAGCGACGTCCGCTCCAGCGTGGAGTTCACCCGCCTGGTGGATGACCTGTGGAAGATTCTGAGGAAGCTCCAGTGA
- a CDS encoding ABC transporter substrate-binding protein, with amino-acid sequence MGQVKRMVVVAAAALAAFLGSQPATLGAAAERGQLTLITTVTRVVNLPMIVGLRLLEREDNIAVTVKDLRSPEAAMLAVIEGQGQVGTGFAPFYPAVEKGAPVRGVMELSRPEFVVMAKKELASVRALSGVRLASHSPKSTVQSLLEFYLQTQPGVQPDFVFIPEGSPARAEALLRGAVAAAAFDLSAAQVVNERAPGKFHVLVDFTDQPVSSSLLVIHADFAKREPEVVRKLVRRILESYRQGVRDPRFWVRERGQALKEIDDAKLEAQLRALVKIFDVNGGIGRMRGPGVLENLSFQVATGNLSGPVAKWKPEAFFDIAPLEAVLRELGRP; translated from the coding sequence ATGGGACAGGTGAAACGGATGGTCGTCGTCGCCGCGGCCGCGCTGGCGGCTTTCCTCGGGAGCCAGCCGGCGACCCTCGGCGCCGCCGCGGAACGCGGGCAGCTCACGCTGATCACCACCGTCACCCGGGTGGTGAACCTTCCGATGATCGTCGGGCTCCGGCTCCTCGAGCGGGAGGACAACATCGCGGTCACGGTCAAGGACCTGCGCTCCCCCGAGGCGGCCATGCTCGCCGTCATCGAGGGCCAGGGCCAGGTGGGCACGGGCTTCGCCCCGTTCTATCCGGCCGTGGAGAAGGGCGCCCCGGTCCGCGGCGTGATGGAGCTGTCGCGGCCGGAGTTCGTGGTGATGGCCAAGAAGGAGCTTGCCTCCGTCAGGGCCCTGAGCGGCGTGCGCCTGGCCTCCCACTCGCCGAAATCCACGGTGCAGTCGCTCCTCGAGTTCTATCTCCAGACCCAGCCCGGGGTCCAGCCCGACTTCGTCTTCATTCCCGAAGGCTCGCCCGCGCGCGCGGAGGCCCTCCTCCGAGGGGCGGTGGCCGCCGCCGCCTTCGACCTGTCGGCCGCCCAGGTCGTGAACGAGCGCGCGCCCGGCAAGTTCCACGTCCTGGTGGACTTCACCGATCAGCCGGTCTCGTCGAGCTTGCTGGTCATTCACGCCGACTTCGCCAAGCGCGAGCCGGAGGTCGTCCGGAAGCTCGTGCGGCGGATTCTGGAGTCGTACCGCCAGGGCGTCCGGGATCCCCGCTTCTGGGTTCGGGAGCGCGGCCAGGCCTTGAAGGAGATCGACGACGCCAAGCTCGAGGCCCAGCTCCGAGCGCTGGTGAAGATCTTCGACGTCAACGGCGGCATCGGTCGCATGCGGGGCCCCGGGGTCCTCGAGAACCTGAGCTTCCAGGTCGCCACCGGCAATCTGAGCGGGCCCGTCGCCAAGTGGAAGCCGGAGGCCTTCTTCGACATCGCGCCCCTGGAAGCGGTGCTCAGGGAGCTCGGCAGGCCGTAG
- a CDS encoding xanthine dehydrogenase family protein molybdopterin-binding subunit, whose product MIGASIRRKEDRRLLTGRGKYAADFRLPAMLHAAVLRSPHAHARLGTIQAEAARGLAGVAAVITGRDLAGVGRIPVRLGPRPSLIACLQPPLATEKVRYVGEPVAVVIAESRYLAEDALELIRVDYEPLAPVADCRRAVEPGAPVLHDAISGNIVDRLSTHTGDAMRALAAAPVRVRESFAVQRHTGVPLETRGLVAAWDGGTRVLTIWGVAKVPHFNRRVLADLLGHPEHLIRFVELEVGGGFGVRGEFYPEDFVIPWAAMRLGRAIQWVEDRREHLMATNHSRQQFHEIEIGVNRDGTILALADRFLADLGAYIRTHGVIVPELTAALLPGPYRIPHYSCEALCVLTNKTPTGTYRGPGRYECTFVRERLVDLVAKALGVDPVEVRRRNFIEPDEMPYEVGGASLGQQTVYDCGDYRSAFETALAAVDYKAVRAEQAAGRRDGRYLGIGVGCVVEKAGLGPWEYGRVEVDGSGHVVLYSGAAAVGQGLETTLAQICAQELGVPPEAITVIHGDSALVPFGVGGFASRGASVAGPAALEASRKLKAKILRVAASLLEIHTEDLVLEGGAVHVRGVPDRAVSFRELARAAVPGPPGMEPGLVATHFFEAPKMTYPYGTHVAVVEVDAETGQVRLRKYVIAYDVGKAINPMIVDGQLVGALAQGIGGALLEELVYDEQGQLLTTTFMDYLLPTAMEMPEATVVKILEETPTPLNPLGVKGAGEGGSSGVGAAIANAVADALAPFEASVTTLPLSPDRVLALIRAGRKR is encoded by the coding sequence ATGATCGGGGCCTCGATCCGGCGAAAGGAGGACCGCCGACTCCTCACCGGACGCGGAAAGTACGCGGCCGACTTCCGCCTCCCCGCCATGCTGCACGCCGCCGTGCTGCGCTCTCCGCATGCGCACGCCCGGCTGGGGACGATCCAGGCGGAGGCGGCCCGGGGCCTGGCCGGCGTGGCGGCGGTCATCACGGGACGGGACCTGGCCGGCGTCGGACGGATCCCCGTGCGCCTCGGCCCCCGTCCGAGCCTGATCGCCTGCCTGCAGCCCCCCCTCGCCACCGAGAAGGTGCGCTACGTGGGCGAGCCGGTGGCCGTGGTCATCGCCGAGAGTCGCTACCTGGCCGAGGACGCGCTGGAGCTGATCCGGGTGGACTACGAGCCGCTGGCGCCGGTCGCCGACTGTCGCCGCGCCGTCGAGCCCGGCGCCCCCGTGCTCCACGACGCCATCAGCGGCAACATCGTGGACCGGCTGTCCACCCACACCGGCGATGCGATGCGAGCGCTCGCCGCCGCGCCGGTGCGAGTCCGCGAGAGCTTCGCCGTGCAGCGCCACACGGGAGTGCCGCTGGAGACCCGCGGGCTGGTGGCCGCCTGGGACGGTGGGACCCGCGTGCTCACGATCTGGGGCGTGGCCAAGGTGCCGCACTTCAATCGGCGGGTCCTCGCCGATCTCCTCGGTCATCCGGAGCACCTGATCCGGTTCGTCGAGCTGGAGGTCGGCGGCGGCTTCGGGGTCCGCGGAGAGTTCTACCCCGAAGACTTCGTGATCCCGTGGGCGGCGATGCGTCTGGGCCGGGCCATCCAGTGGGTGGAGGACCGACGCGAACACCTGATGGCCACCAACCATTCGCGGCAGCAGTTTCACGAGATCGAGATCGGCGTCAACCGCGACGGCACCATCCTGGCCCTGGCCGACCGCTTCCTGGCGGACCTCGGCGCCTACATCCGAACACACGGCGTGATCGTGCCCGAGCTGACGGCGGCGCTGCTGCCCGGGCCGTACCGGATCCCCCACTACTCGTGCGAGGCCCTCTGCGTGCTCACGAACAAGACGCCCACCGGGACGTATCGGGGGCCGGGCCGGTACGAGTGCACGTTCGTGCGCGAGCGTCTGGTCGATCTGGTGGCCAAGGCGCTGGGCGTGGACCCCGTGGAGGTGCGCCGGCGCAACTTCATCGAGCCGGACGAGATGCCGTACGAGGTGGGCGGCGCCTCCCTCGGCCAGCAGACGGTCTATGACTGCGGCGACTATCGCAGCGCGTTCGAAACGGCGCTCGCCGCCGTCGACTACAAGGCGGTGCGGGCCGAGCAGGCGGCCGGGCGGCGCGACGGGCGCTATCTGGGCATCGGCGTGGGGTGCGTCGTCGAGAAGGCCGGCCTGGGCCCGTGGGAATACGGCCGTGTCGAGGTCGACGGCTCGGGTCACGTGGTCCTCTACTCGGGAGCGGCCGCCGTCGGGCAGGGGCTGGAGACCACGCTGGCCCAGATCTGCGCCCAGGAGCTCGGCGTGCCGCCCGAAGCGATCACCGTGATCCACGGCGACAGCGCGCTCGTCCCCTTCGGCGTCGGCGGGTTCGCCAGCCGCGGCGCCTCGGTGGCGGGCCCCGCGGCGCTGGAGGCGAGCCGCAAGCTCAAGGCCAAGATCCTCCGGGTGGCCGCGAGCCTGCTCGAGATCCACACCGAGGACCTCGTGCTCGAGGGCGGGGCGGTCCACGTTCGCGGCGTGCCCGACCGCGCGGTGTCCTTTCGCGAGCTGGCCCGTGCGGCGGTGCCGGGTCCGCCCGGCATGGAGCCCGGGCTCGTCGCCACGCACTTCTTCGAGGCGCCGAAGATGACGTACCCGTACGGCACCCACGTGGCGGTCGTGGAGGTCGACGCCGAGACCGGTCAGGTGCGGCTGCGCAAGTACGTCATCGCCTACGACGTGGGCAAGGCGATCAACCCGATGATCGTCGACGGGCAGCTCGTCGGGGCGCTGGCCCAGGGCATCGGCGGAGCGCTCCTGGAGGAGCTCGTCTACGACGAGCAGGGCCAGCTCTTGACCACCACCTTCATGGACTACCTGCTCCCCACCGCCATGGAGATGCCCGAGGCGACCGTCGTCAAGATCCTCGAGGAGACCCCCACGCCGCTGAACCCCCTCGGCGTGAAGGGGGCGGGCGAAGGCGGCAGCTCGGGCGTCGGCGCCGCGATCGCGAATGCCGTCGCCGACGCCCTGGCGCCGTTCGAGGCGTCCGTGACCACGCTGCCGCTCTCGCCCGACCGGGTGCTGGCCCTCATCCGGGCCGGCCGGAAGCGCTGA
- a CDS encoding ABC transporter substrate-binding protein, translating to MMTVRMALSALTLASALITRPAPAEAPIRAKIARLAFPSLVTMMVDVVKDQGLDRKNGIDLEVQSYGAISAFYAALATGEVDMTVAGPHVLQKMRNEGVPIKAVFTYARLNALAVITADPAVRSIADLKGKSIAADMGSSEYQILSIYGRAQGLVFGKDITVVQAGPPLARTQLQAKRVDAAMTWEPSATLTLRDNPQYRVILTGDTAWRSIARTNGWQLVLAMREDFLRRSPDAVLRLLRMFQDGQRFIQTNLDDADRIVSGTVKLPPGVFKEAVSAGRLVYEVLPVWEGERRVIWDMFKVAVDHGYLAKLPDEGAIYQP from the coding sequence ATGATGACGGTGCGGATGGCGCTCAGCGCGCTCACACTGGCCTCGGCGTTGATCACGAGGCCGGCACCGGCCGAGGCCCCGATTCGGGCCAAGATCGCCCGGCTGGCCTTCCCCTCCCTGGTGACGATGATGGTGGACGTCGTGAAGGACCAGGGGCTCGATCGGAAGAATGGCATCGACCTCGAGGTGCAGTCCTACGGGGCGATCTCCGCGTTTTACGCGGCCCTGGCGACCGGCGAGGTCGATATGACGGTGGCGGGGCCGCACGTGCTCCAGAAGATGCGGAACGAGGGAGTCCCCATCAAGGCCGTGTTCACGTACGCGCGGCTCAACGCCCTGGCCGTGATCACGGCGGACCCGGCCGTGCGCAGCATCGCCGACCTCAAGGGCAAGTCGATCGCCGCCGACATGGGCTCCTCGGAGTACCAGATCCTCTCGATCTACGGGCGCGCGCAGGGCCTCGTCTTCGGTAAGGACATCACGGTGGTGCAGGCCGGGCCGCCGCTGGCGCGCACCCAGCTGCAGGCCAAGCGGGTCGACGCGGCGATGACCTGGGAGCCATCGGCCACCCTCACGCTCCGCGACAATCCGCAGTACCGCGTGATCCTCACCGGCGACACGGCCTGGAGATCGATCGCCCGGACCAACGGCTGGCAGCTCGTGCTCGCCATGCGCGAGGACTTCCTGCGCCGCAGCCCCGACGCCGTGCTCCGCCTGCTCAGGATGTTCCAGGACGGGCAGCGCTTCATCCAGACCAACCTGGACGACGCCGACCGCATCGTCTCCGGCACCGTCAAGCTCCCGCCCGGCGTGTTCAAGGAGGCGGTCAGCGCCGGCCGGCTCGTGTACGAAGTGCTGCCGGTCTGGGAAGGTGAGCGGCGCGTGATCTGGGACATGTTCAAGGTGGCGGTCGATCACGGGTATCTGGCGAAGCTTCCGGACGAGGGCGCGATCTACCAGCCGTAG
- a CDS encoding xanthine dehydrogenase family protein molybdopterin-binding subunit: MARRYVNTRVKRREDPQLLTGRARYLDDLRLSGTLSVAILRSPHAHARLVEVDVRSALAAPGVEAALTGEDVARLARPIRAEMSGPGYKTSGWPALAQDKVRFVGEPVVAVVARDRYRAEDALEEARVTYDPLPVLTDAELSMRPGAQRIHDDLSDNILFHTRFDNGAVERAFAAAELRLNHTFRHARCTSAPMENRGALASFDATEGILTLWASSQSPHLLRSGLAEALDLPESRLRVICPAVGGGFGPKMHLYPEDIIVCLLARRLGRPVKWIEDRRENLLACAQAREHVNHIEMAATGDGVILGFRAILICDVGAYSMYPVTAALEPVTAAGIIPGPYRIQGYSYDAYAVATNKCPAGAYRGVGMALGTFVRERLVDMVARRTGLDPAEVRRRNFIAATDVPFTTASGLVVDSGNPTESLERALEAAGYDALLKDRRRSSPTTYRGIGLCSYTEFTGMGSGTFRRRGMSQVAGHDAATVRVEPTGEVRGFVSAASQGQGHATTLAQVLADEIGVPMAAVSIVEGDTERCPYGSGSFGSRSMVVSGGALILAARRVRDKVIAIAAHMMEAAPGDLVMEDGAVFVRGLAARRVTLAEVARLAYRPASGTLPASVDPALEATQYYDPPPATFSIGTHVAVVDVDAETGQVAIVRYVVSEDCGTMVNPMIVEGQIHGAVAQGIGAALYEDVVYDDAGQPLTTSFMDYLLPTTMELPAIEVVHTETPPAVTVSGFKGMAEGGTIGATAAVANAVADALAPLGVEVHELPLSPDRLYRLIHQARRKP; this comes from the coding sequence ATGGCGCGACGATACGTCAACACGCGCGTGAAGCGGCGCGAGGACCCCCAGCTCCTCACCGGCCGGGCCCGCTACCTGGATGACCTGCGGCTCTCGGGGACGCTGAGCGTGGCCATTCTCCGGAGCCCGCACGCTCACGCTCGACTGGTCGAGGTGGACGTGCGATCCGCGCTGGCGGCGCCGGGCGTCGAGGCCGCTCTCACCGGTGAGGACGTCGCCCGGCTGGCCCGCCCGATCCGCGCCGAGATGAGCGGCCCCGGCTACAAGACGAGCGGCTGGCCCGCGCTCGCGCAGGACAAGGTGCGCTTCGTCGGCGAGCCGGTGGTGGCGGTCGTCGCCCGGGATCGCTATCGGGCGGAGGACGCGCTCGAGGAGGCGCGGGTGACGTACGACCCGCTCCCGGTGCTGACTGATGCCGAGCTCAGCATGCGGCCCGGGGCCCAACGGATCCACGACGATCTCTCGGACAACATCCTGTTCCACACGCGCTTCGACAACGGCGCCGTCGAGCGCGCGTTCGCGGCGGCGGAGCTCCGGCTGAACCACACCTTCCGCCACGCTCGCTGCACCTCGGCCCCGATGGAGAATCGGGGCGCGCTCGCCTCGTTCGATGCCACCGAGGGCATCCTCACCCTGTGGGCGTCCAGCCAGTCACCCCATCTGCTGCGGAGCGGTCTGGCCGAGGCGCTCGATCTGCCCGAGTCGAGGCTCCGCGTGATCTGTCCGGCAGTGGGCGGAGGCTTCGGGCCCAAGATGCATCTCTACCCCGAGGACATCATCGTGTGTCTGCTCGCGCGGCGGCTGGGCCGGCCGGTGAAGTGGATCGAGGACCGGCGCGAGAACCTCCTGGCCTGTGCCCAGGCCCGGGAGCACGTCAACCACATCGAGATGGCGGCGACAGGCGACGGCGTCATTCTGGGATTCAGAGCCATCCTCATCTGCGATGTCGGCGCCTACTCCATGTACCCCGTCACCGCGGCGCTCGAGCCGGTGACGGCAGCGGGCATCATCCCGGGGCCCTACCGGATCCAGGGGTACAGCTACGACGCCTATGCGGTCGCCACCAACAAGTGTCCGGCCGGGGCCTACCGCGGCGTGGGCATGGCGCTCGGCACCTTCGTCCGGGAGCGCCTGGTCGACATGGTGGCGCGCCGGACGGGGCTCGACCCAGCCGAGGTCCGGCGCCGGAACTTCATCGCCGCCACCGACGTCCCGTTCACCACCGCCTCCGGGCTGGTCGTCGACAGCGGCAACCCGACCGAGTCGCTCGAGCGCGCGCTGGAGGCGGCGGGGTACGACGCGCTGCTGAAGGACCGGCGGCGGAGCTCGCCGACGACCTATCGCGGCATCGGTCTCTGCTCCTACACCGAGTTCACCGGCATGGGCTCGGGCACCTTCCGGCGGCGGGGGATGAGCCAGGTCGCGGGTCACGACGCAGCGACGGTCCGCGTCGAGCCCACCGGGGAGGTGCGCGGGTTCGTGAGCGCGGCCTCCCAGGGCCAGGGCCACGCCACCACGCTGGCCCAGGTGCTGGCCGACGAGATCGGCGTCCCGATGGCGGCGGTGTCGATCGTGGAGGGGGATACCGAGCGGTGTCCCTACGGGAGCGGCTCGTTTGGCAGCCGGAGCATGGTGGTGAGTGGCGGCGCCCTCATCCTGGCCGCGCGCCGGGTCCGCGACAAGGTCATCGCCATCGCCGCCCACATGATGGAAGCGGCGCCCGGCGATCTCGTGATGGAGGACGGCGCGGTCTTCGTGCGGGGCCTGGCCGCGCGCAGGGTCACGCTGGCGGAGGTGGCCCGCTTGGCCTACCGGCCGGCCTCGGGCACCTTGCCGGCGAGCGTCGATCCCGCCCTGGAGGCGACCCAGTACTACGACCCGCCGCCGGCGACGTTCTCCATCGGAACGCACGTGGCCGTCGTGGACGTGGACGCCGAGACGGGGCAGGTGGCCATCGTCCGCTACGTGGTGAGCGAGGACTGCGGCACCATGGTCAATCCCATGATCGTCGAGGGGCAGATCCACGGGGCGGTGGCCCAGGGGATCGGCGCCGCGCTTTACGAGGACGTGGTGTACGACGATGCCGGCCAGCCGCTCACCACCAGCTTCATGGACTACCTGCTGCCGACCACGATGGAGCTGCCCGCCATCGAAGTGGTCCACACCGAGACGCCGCCCGCGGTGACGGTGAGCGGGTTCAAGGGGATGGCCGAAGGAGGGACGATCGGCGCGACTGCCGCGGTGGCCAACGCCGTGGCCGATGCGCTGGCCCCCCTGGGCGTGGAGGTGCACGAGCTGCCGCTCTCGCCCGACCGTCTCTACCGACTGATCCATCAGGCGAGGAGGAAACCATGA
- a CDS encoding ABC transporter permease yields MSGPDAADSDLSRTALVAVAALLGAWELLGRLQVSLFIPPVSEVAVVWWRLVVDGTLLGAASSSLRSLVRGFGPAAVLGLALGLAMGRFAAVRYFFDGPINVLMSAPLSALVPVLIALFGIRDTVVAATVFMFSFFVIVVNTMTGVRGTDRSLIDMARLFGAGELALFWRICLPAALPAVMLGLRLGAIQAVKGMVVGEMLISLIGLGERLIYYGNTFLVTHLYAVILTVLLIAVVTSQLAQALDRALIRWK; encoded by the coding sequence GTGAGCGGGCCGGACGCCGCCGACTCGGATCTGAGCCGGACCGCGCTGGTCGCGGTGGCCGCGCTGCTCGGCGCCTGGGAGCTTCTCGGCCGACTTCAAGTATCGCTGTTCATCCCGCCCGTCTCCGAGGTGGCGGTGGTGTGGTGGAGGCTGGTCGTCGACGGGACGCTGCTGGGGGCCGCCTCGTCCAGCCTCCGCTCGCTGGTCAGGGGCTTCGGGCCGGCGGCCGTCCTCGGCCTCGCCCTCGGCCTGGCAATGGGCCGCTTCGCCGCCGTGCGCTACTTCTTCGACGGTCCGATCAACGTCCTGATGTCGGCGCCGCTGTCGGCGCTGGTGCCGGTCCTCATCGCCCTCTTCGGCATCCGCGATACCGTGGTCGCCGCCACGGTGTTCATGTTCTCGTTCTTCGTCATCGTCGTGAATACGATGACGGGGGTCCGGGGAACGGACCGCTCGCTCATCGACATGGCGCGCCTGTTCGGCGCGGGCGAGCTGGCGCTCTTCTGGCGGATCTGTCTGCCGGCCGCGCTGCCCGCGGTCATGCTCGGTCTTCGGCTCGGCGCCATCCAGGCGGTCAAGGGGATGGTCGTGGGCGAGATGCTCATCTCGCTGATCGGGCTGGGGGAGCGTCTGATCTACTACGGCAACACGTTCCTCGTCACGCACCTCTACGCGGTCATCCTCACGGTCCTGCTCATCGCGGTGGTGACGTCGCAGCTCGCCCAGGCCCTCGACCGGGCGCTGATCCGCTGGAAGTGA
- a CDS encoding ABC transporter permease: MSRESRVLLLVLRAASLVAFLALWEWAARVRISFNFPSPLATLGALGELLGSGALPTATLTSAQSLLLGLGAATLFGVPFGLLMGVARPIGRVARVYFDLLIALPTAALIPLVILTFGINIVSSAVIVFVFSVPFMAMNAYGGVRDVQPRLVEMARSFDASGAQLFTRIVLPSALPMILAGLRYGLSRAFVGLIIAELLLSPFGLGRLIMASRSMFEHDRMFATVLWTLILAVGALTLLGRLEARLLRWRA; this comes from the coding sequence GTGAGTCGCGAGAGCCGCGTGCTCCTGCTGGTGCTCAGGGCCGCCTCGCTGGTGGCCTTCCTGGCGCTCTGGGAGTGGGCGGCCCGCGTCCGGATCAGCTTCAACTTTCCCTCCCCGCTGGCCACACTGGGAGCGCTGGGGGAGCTGCTCGGCTCCGGAGCGCTCCCGACCGCTACGCTGACCAGCGCGCAGTCGCTGCTGCTCGGATTGGGCGCGGCGACGCTGTTCGGCGTGCCGTTCGGCCTCCTCATGGGGGTGGCGCGACCGATCGGGCGGGTCGCCCGCGTCTACTTCGACCTCCTCATCGCCCTGCCGACGGCCGCCCTCATTCCGCTCGTCATCCTCACGTTCGGTATCAACATCGTCTCCTCGGCGGTCATCGTGTTCGTGTTCAGCGTGCCGTTCATGGCCATGAACGCGTACGGCGGGGTGCGGGACGTCCAGCCGCGCCTGGTGGAGATGGCCCGGTCGTTCGACGCTTCCGGGGCCCAGCTCTTCACCCGCATCGTGCTGCCCAGCGCGCTGCCCATGATCCTGGCCGGCCTCCGCTATGGCCTCTCGCGCGCATTCGTCGGCCTCATCATCGCCGAGCTGCTGCTGTCGCCGTTCGGCCTCGGTCGCCTCATCATGGCCTCCCGCTCCATGTTCGAGCACGACCGGATGTTCGCCACGGTCCTGTGGACCCTGATCCTCGCGGTCGGAGCGCTGACGCTGCTCGGACGGCTCGAGGCGCGGCTCCTCCGCTGGCGGGCTTGA
- a CDS encoding ABC transporter permease subunit, whose translation MEKSKPVMGETVEALEARTPLRFPREMVVSLLALAIAWEILSKFVPPFVIPSWARIGKSVLGLPADFIAITLARVAVALALSFVLGLGLAIAMYLSTGVERYGKPIVRLLMAVPVVCWILFAVLWFKWVEFRIAFVLIVVCGPVFLIDFLDGMRGVPRELRDMLRSFRPSRTHFFTKLILPATLPVILTSWKINLSLAIRVVTIAELVGAVTGIGYGLVVAQELFSVADVFAWTLVLVAILFAAEAVVTRVEERMLRWRT comes from the coding sequence ATGGAAAAATCGAAGCCGGTGATGGGGGAGACCGTGGAGGCTCTGGAGGCCAGGACCCCCTTGCGTTTTCCGCGGGAGATGGTCGTCTCCCTCCTCGCGCTGGCGATCGCCTGGGAGATCCTCTCGAAGTTCGTCCCGCCGTTCGTCATCCCGAGCTGGGCGCGGATCGGGAAGAGTGTGCTGGGCCTCCCGGCCGACTTCATCGCCATCACGCTGGCGAGGGTGGCGGTGGCCCTGGCGCTCTCGTTCGTGCTCGGCCTCGGCCTGGCCATCGCCATGTACCTCTCGACGGGGGTGGAGAGGTATGGGAAGCCGATCGTCCGGCTGCTCATGGCGGTGCCCGTCGTGTGCTGGATCCTTTTTGCCGTGCTCTGGTTCAAGTGGGTCGAATTCCGGATCGCGTTCGTGCTCATCGTCGTGTGCGGCCCGGTCTTTCTCATCGATTTCCTCGACGGGATGAGAGGGGTGCCCCGGGAGCTGCGGGACATGCTCCGGTCCTTCCGCCCGTCACGCACCCATTTCTTCACCAAGCTGATCCTGCCGGCGACCCTGCCGGTGATCCTGACGAGCTGGAAGATCAACCTGAGCCTGGCCATCCGGGTCGTGACCATCGCCGAGCTGGTGGGAGCGGTGACGGGGATCGGCTACGGCCTCGTCGTCGCCCAGGAGCTCTTCTCGGTGGCGGACGTCTTCGCCTGGACGCTCGTCCTGGTGGCCATCCTGTTCGCCGCCGAGGCGGTCGTCACGCGCGTCGAGGAGCGGATGCTCCGCTGGCGGACATGA
- a CDS encoding ATP-binding cassette domain-containing protein encodes MTPPDGIVVERVRKVFHQTGTGGAVVAIDRLDFRIARGEMVAIVGQTGCGKSTFLNLLIGLDRPSEGRIAIDGRMPYDDFHHFRGHLAAVFQQDRLLPWRTALDNVRLGLELLGYGPAEQAERARRWLDRLGLGPFVGAFPHELSGGMRQRVALARAFAIQPGLLLADEAFGHLDEVTAASLRQTFVELARKEGNTAVLVTHQLEEAIELGDRILVFGKPARLLADIHLERWPPGELPRLRTVIQRMIHANEPAPELGAPEEASR; translated from the coding sequence ATGACTCCACCCGACGGGATCGTGGTCGAGCGTGTCCGCAAGGTCTTCCATCAAACCGGCACCGGAGGGGCCGTGGTGGCCATCGACCGCCTGGACTTCCGCATCGCGCGGGGCGAGATGGTGGCCATCGTGGGCCAGACGGGCTGCGGCAAGTCCACCTTTCTGAATCTGCTCATCGGGCTCGATCGCCCGTCCGAGGGGCGGATCGCCATCGATGGCCGGATGCCCTATGACGACTTCCATCATTTTCGCGGCCACCTGGCCGCTGTCTTTCAACAAGACAGGCTGCTTCCGTGGCGGACCGCGCTCGACAACGTGCGGCTCGGCCTGGAGCTTCTGGGCTACGGCCCGGCCGAGCAAGCGGAGCGCGCCAGGAGGTGGCTCGACCGGCTTGGCCTCGGACCGTTCGTGGGGGCCTTCCCGCACGAGCTCTCGGGCGGGATGCGACAGCGCGTGGCCCTGGCCCGCGCGTTCGCGATCCAGCCGGGGCTCCTGCTCGCCGACGAGGCTTTCGGCCACCTCGACGAGGTGACGGCCGCCTCGCTCCGGCAGACGTTCGTCGAGCTGGCGCGGAAGGAAGGCAACACGGCCGTCCTGGTCACCCATCAACTGGAGGAGGCCATCGAGCTGGGGGATCGGATCCTGGTCTTCGGCAAGCCGGCCCGGCTCCTGGCCGATATTCACCTCGAGCGCTGGCCGCCCGGGGAGCTGCCGCGCCTTCGCACCGTCATCCAGCGCATGATCCACGCCAACGAACCCGCTCCCGAACTGGGGGCACCGGAGGAGGCATCCCGATGA